From Haliotis asinina isolate JCU_RB_2024 chromosome 8, JCU_Hal_asi_v2, whole genome shotgun sequence, a single genomic window includes:
- the LOC137293676 gene encoding bile acid-CoA:amino acid N-acyltransferase-like isoform X2: MRTLATAVPKLTVSPQTALVDEKVCVKVSGLKPSQRVTLHASLTEKTVFAACGHFTGDEHGCINVTTQASCGGTYTGVDGMGLLWSMIPALGESKMARLSKRDVTEPFSVHFSLLEGHLDLNQCDVKAAIVTTMTERWYKARSVKQITVREGRLRGSLFLPAGDGPFPGVIDMFGSTGGLVETRAALLASHGFAALALGYMGYDDLPKDLNDLDLDYFLDAVEWLQSQSAICLNGIGVVGVSKGAELAMLMATFSPKVAAVVNISGCLAFTFTDLKRIGAEAIKGVKIDLGGVVVTDAGIITRDAYRGWELATIPFWQSEANFLLVYGEDDQCWNVHGAKMIVNSLPAEKRKNVEMQFYPSAGHLIEPPYTPHCYSSFHKIAGMNLVWGGSPKPHAHAQQDAWHKALSFLHLHLGQGQGQDQGGNSEVKSSL; this comes from the exons ATGAGGACTCTGGCCACAGCTGTGCCCAAACTGACGGTCTCTCCCCAGACTGCTCTGGTGGATGAGAAGGTTTGTGTGAAAGTGAGTGGGCTAAAGCCGTCCCAGAGAGTGACCCTACATGCCTCATTGACAGAGAAGACCGTGTTTGCTGCCTGTGGACACTTCACAGGGGATGAACATGGCTGCATCAATGTCACAACTCAAGCTTCTTGTGGAGGAACTTACACAG GTGTCGATGGTATGGGACTTCTGTGGAGCATGATACCAGCCCTGGGGGAGTCAAAGATGGCCAGACTCAGCAAGAGGGATGTCACCGAACCATTTTCAGTGCATTTTTCATTGCTGGAAGGTCACCTGGATTTAAACCAGTGTGATGTAAAAGCGGCCATTGTTACAACTATGACAGAGCGCTGGTACAAGGCCAGGAGTGTCAAGCAGATCACAGTGCGAGAGGGAAGGCTGAGGGGCTCGTTGTTCCTGCCAGCAG GTGATGGCCCCTTTCCAGGAGTGATTGACATGTTCGGCTCAACAGGAGGATTAGTTGAGACAAGAGCAGCACTTTTAGCTTCACATGGCTTTGCTGCTTTAGCTCTTGGCTAcatgggatatgatgaccttCCTAAGGAtctgaatgaccttgacctagaTTACTTCCTTGATGCTGTGGAGTGGCTGCAGAGTCAGTCTGCCATCTGTCTGAATGGCATTGGCGTTGTTGGGGTGTCTAAGGGTGCAGAACTGGCTATGCTTATGGCAACATTTTCTCCAAAG GTGGCAGCGGTTGTCAACATCAGCGGCTGCCTGGCCTTCAcatttactgacctgaagagaATCGGTGCCGAGGCCATCAAGGGTGTCAA GATAGATCTGGGTGGAGTGGTGGTTACAGATGCTGGCATCATCACTCGAGATGCCTACCGTGGCTGGGAACTTGCCACTATTCCT TTCTGGCAGAGTGAAGCCAACTTCCTACTGGTCTATGGAGAAGACGATCAGTGTTGGAATGTCCATGGTGCCAAGATGATTGTGAATTCATTGCCAGctgagaagaggaagaatgtagAGATGCAGTTTTACCCCAGTGCAGGCCACCTGATAGAGCCACCTTACACACCACACTGTTACTCTTCCTTCCACAAAATTGCAG GAATGAACCTTGTGTGGGGAGGGTCACCTAAGCCTCACGCACATGCTCAACAGGACGCCTGGCACAAAGCACTCAGCTTCCTGCATTTACATctgggtcaaggtcaaggtcaggatCAAGGAGGAAACAGCGAAGTGAAGAGCTCCCTATGA
- the LOC137293676 gene encoding bile acid-CoA:amino acid N-acyltransferase-like isoform X3 codes for MFVASQHKLCCGVCRGMRTLATAVPKLTVSPQTALVDEKVCVKVSGLKPSQRVTLHASLTEKTVFAACGHFTGDEHGCINVTTQASCGGTYTGVDGMGLLWSMIPALGESKMARLSKRDVTEPFSVHFSLLEGHLDLNQCDVKAAIVTTMTERWYKARSVKQITVREGRLRGSLFLPAGDGPFPGVIDMFGSTGGLVETRAALLASHGFAALALGYMGYDDLPKDLNDLDLDYFLDAVEWLQSQSAICLNGIGVVGVSKGAELAMLMATFSPKVAAVVNISGCLAFTFTDLKRIGAEAIKGVKIDLGGVVVTDAGIITRDAYRGWELATIPFWQSEANFLLVYGEDDQCWNVHGAKMIVNSLPAEKRKNVEMQFYPSAGHLIEPPYTPHCYSSFHKIAGMNLVWGGSPKPHAHAQQDAWHKALSFLHLHLGQGQGQDQGGNSEVKSSL; via the exons a tgtttgtggCAAGCCAACACAAGCTGTGTTGTGGAGTGTGTAGGGGCATGAGGACTCTGGCCACAGCTGTGCCCAAACTGACGGTCTCTCCCCAGACTGCTCTGGTGGATGAGAAGGTTTGTGTGAAAGTGAGTGGGCTAAAGCCGTCCCAGAGAGTGACCCTACATGCCTCATTGACAGAGAAGACCGTGTTTGCTGCCTGTGGACACTTCACAGGGGATGAACATGGCTGCATCAATGTCACAACTCAAGCTTCTTGTGGAGGAACTTACACAG GTGTCGATGGTATGGGACTTCTGTGGAGCATGATACCAGCCCTGGGGGAGTCAAAGATGGCCAGACTCAGCAAGAGGGATGTCACCGAACCATTTTCAGTGCATTTTTCATTGCTGGAAGGTCACCTGGATTTAAACCAGTGTGATGTAAAAGCGGCCATTGTTACAACTATGACAGAGCGCTGGTACAAGGCCAGGAGTGTCAAGCAGATCACAGTGCGAGAGGGAAGGCTGAGGGGCTCGTTGTTCCTGCCAGCAG GTGATGGCCCCTTTCCAGGAGTGATTGACATGTTCGGCTCAACAGGAGGATTAGTTGAGACAAGAGCAGCACTTTTAGCTTCACATGGCTTTGCTGCTTTAGCTCTTGGCTAcatgggatatgatgaccttCCTAAGGAtctgaatgaccttgacctagaTTACTTCCTTGATGCTGTGGAGTGGCTGCAGAGTCAGTCTGCCATCTGTCTGAATGGCATTGGCGTTGTTGGGGTGTCTAAGGGTGCAGAACTGGCTATGCTTATGGCAACATTTTCTCCAAAG GTGGCAGCGGTTGTCAACATCAGCGGCTGCCTGGCCTTCAcatttactgacctgaagagaATCGGTGCCGAGGCCATCAAGGGTGTCAA GATAGATCTGGGTGGAGTGGTGGTTACAGATGCTGGCATCATCACTCGAGATGCCTACCGTGGCTGGGAACTTGCCACTATTCCT TTCTGGCAGAGTGAAGCCAACTTCCTACTGGTCTATGGAGAAGACGATCAGTGTTGGAATGTCCATGGTGCCAAGATGATTGTGAATTCATTGCCAGctgagaagaggaagaatgtagAGATGCAGTTTTACCCCAGTGCAGGCCACCTGATAGAGCCACCTTACACACCACACTGTTACTCTTCCTTCCACAAAATTGCAG GAATGAACCTTGTGTGGGGAGGGTCACCTAAGCCTCACGCACATGCTCAACAGGACGCCTGGCACAAAGCACTCAGCTTCCTGCATTTACATctgggtcaaggtcaaggtcaggatCAAGGAGGAAACAGCGAAGTGAAGAGCTCCCTATGA
- the LOC137295413 gene encoding cytochrome P450 2J6-like encodes MPSVLSTIRGYITPVSELVQSSLPQELSVYTRTALIFSSTLLLGYLLLGGDGKKRPPGPIAFPVIGNMPQVAGIRNIYRFMMKLRQRYGDVYRLKVGSMTTVVVFGPNLVRDTLVNKGTCVINRPNWVYILKKIFNGKGVFWSNGDQWRSTRKFAVTTLRDLGVGKRSLEERIFEECCILTETWEALEGRSFNVKPYLANAVSNIMCNIVFGERFEYTDKDFNKLLGYLEFLFRNAGIQVPENFFPWLNYIRGDAPAQKMIANDKKLQEFVLKKVSEHRVDFDPDNPRDFIDFFLKTELEGSGKIAVEDVFRTSVDLFLAGSEATSVSLQWTLLYLSSFPDIQKRCQDAIQKVTGGGRPVTLADKDTLTYIVATLNEVLRLASVAPITPPHAVTKPCEIGGYHVDADTIVIFHIYSSHMDPEHWTQPEVFRPERWIDTEGRIIKNPAFMPFGGGPRTCLGEPLVMMELFLFATNLLQRFEFRLEPGAEPPCLEGHQDGITNLPADFKLQAVTRSTA; translated from the exons ATGCCGTCTGTGTTGTCCACAATTAGAGGGTACATAACCCCTGTGTCGGAACTGGTGCAGTCGTCTTTACCCCAGGAACTATCCGTCTACACCCGTACTGCCCTCATTTTCTCATCCACCCTGCTGCTGGGTTATCTGCTTCTGGGAGGGGATGGGAAGAAACGACCCCCTGGGCCTATTGCCTTCCCCGTCATCGGCAACATGCCACAGGTGGCCGGCATCAGGAACATCTATCGGTTCATGATGAAGTTGCGACAACGGTACGGCGACGTGTACAGGCTGAAGGTGGGGTCGATGACGACGGTGGTGGTGTTCGGACCTAACCTGGTGAGGGACACTCTGGTGAACAAAGGCACGTGCGTCATCAACAGACCAAACTGGGTCTACATTCTCAAGAAGATCTTCAATGGGAAAG GTGTCTTTTGGAGTAATGGCGACCAATGGCGCTCCACGAGGAAGTTTGCTGTCACGACCTTGAGAGACCTGGGAGTGGGGAAACGGTCGCTGGAGGAGCGCATATTCGAGGAGTGTTGCATTCTAACCGAGACATGGGAGGCCCTTGAAGGGCGCAGCTTCAATGTCAAACCCTACCTGGCGAATGCTGTATCCAACATCATGTGTAACATTGTATTCGGGGAGAG GTTTGAGTACACGGACAAGGACTTCAATAAGTTGCTGGGATATCTTGAGTTCCTCTTCAGGAACGCCGGCATCCAGGTCCCCGAAAACTTCTTCCCATGGCTCAATTACATCCGGGGTGATGCACCA GCCCAAAAGATGATTGCCAATGACAAGAAGTTGCAGGAGTTCGTGCTGAAGAAAGTGAGTGAGCACCGGGTGGACTTTGACCCTGACAACCCGAGAGACTTCATTGACTTCTTTCTGAAGACAGAGTTAGAGGGAAGTGGTAAAA TCGCGGTGGAGGACGTGTTCCGTACCAGTGTGGATCTGTTCCTGGCGGGGTCGGAGGCAACGTCGGTGTCGTTGCAGTGGACGTTGCTGTATTTGTCAAGCTTCCCCGACATCCAGAAGCGTTGCCAGGACGCAATCCAGAAG GTGACGGGAGGTGGGAGGCCTGTGACTCTGGCGGACAAGGACACGCTGACATATATAGTCGCCACACTTAACGAAGTCCTGCGTCTGGCATCCGTAG CGCCGATAACACCTCCGCATGCTGTGACCAAACCATGTGAGATTGGCGGCTACCACGTTGACGCCGACACCATTGTGATATTTCACATTTACTCCTCCCACATGGACCCCGAACACTGGACACAGCCGGAGGTGTTTCGCCCTGAACGCTGGATAGACACGGAAGGCAGGATCATCAAGAACCCGGCCTTTATGCCGTTTGGAGGGG GACCTCGCACTTGTTTGGGGGAGCCTCTGGTGATGATGGAGCTGTTCCTGTTCGCCACCAACTTGCTGCAGCGCTTTGAGTTCCGACTGGAACCAGGGGCTGAACCCCCGTGTCTGGAAGGGCATCAAGATGGCATTACTAACCTCCCCGCGGACTTCAAACTACAGGCAGTTACCCGCTCTACTGCCTAA
- the LOC137293675 gene encoding uncharacterized protein, whose amino-acid sequence MAVDMSMTERLMRQKNMTLQRQLEVTLRILDKEDRTSQQQHVKLFQEYTHFLRDLTVRCTGLDTYSQPDTRAMRKNAALKERRLSVIPMEDRTPDQNPKPATDRTTRPSTARPSTVAAPTAVKRASSDRRHVSPDKQEQRFTTCLEVLDDIIQNHYLRKRPNRQRKIGLVMPAHVAGDTKPVPSSYRLEGHTAGARYRPLHIRPASSYTMTKERAHPDIKTRPHTAQPQRSAVRLASTKASTPSIDETWRANHGSLRTRRPKSAPSRYEASGRSPAIPRQQVAGIIAEMKSRSAATRDMLDRSKKLNNYIASLAWPGA is encoded by the coding sequence ATGGCGGTTGATATGAGTATGACAGAGCGGCTAATGCGTCAGAAGAACATGACTCTCCAGAGGCAGCTAGAGGTGACGCTCCGGATCCTGGACAAGGAGGATCGAACCTCCCAGCAGCAGCACGTCAAGTTGTTCCAGGAGTACACCCACTTCCTGCGAGATCTGACGGTTAGATGCACCGGACTCGACACCTACTCCCAGCCCGACACGCGAGCCATGAGGAAGAACGCAGCTCTAAAGGAGAGACGTCTTTCTGTTATTCCAATGGAGGACCGGACACCGGATCAGAACCCCAAACCAGCAACAGACCGAACAACACGGCCTTCCACCGCACGGCCGTCCACTGTGGCAGCTCCTACGGCAGTCAAAAGAGCTAGTTCCGACCGTCGACATGTCAGCCCTGACAAACAGGAGCAGAGGTTCACCACATGTCTGGAAGTTCTAGACGACATAATCCAAAACCATTATTTGAGAAAAAGGCCAAATAGACAGCGAAAGATTGGCCTTGTAATGCCTGCACAtgtggcaggggacaccaagcCTGTGCCTAGCAGCTACAGACTCGAAGGTCACACAGCTGGGGCCAGATACAGACCTCTACATATCCGGCCAGCCAGCAGCTACACCATGACTAAGGAGAGGGCCCACCCTGACATTAAGACACGCCCACACACTGCACAGCCTCAGCGGTCAGCTGTTAGACTGGCCTCCACAAAGGCCTCTACTCCAAGCATAGATGAGACCTGGAGGGCAAACCATGGCAGCCTGAGGACTCGGCGACCCAAGTCAGCCCCATCTAGGTATGAGGCGTCTGGGCGGTCTCCAGCCATACCACGTCAACAGGTAGCTGGGATTATTGCGGAAATGAAAAGCAGGAGCGCCGCTACCAGGGACATGTTGGATCGCAGCAAAAAGCTCAACAACTACATCGCCAGTCTGGCCTGGCCAGGTGCATAA